The sequence ATTGAAGGAACGTATTGTTCTTTCAATCCCTTTTTTTATTTTTCAGGGAGTACATTTTTTGCAAAATGCGTTAGAACTTTGAACTTTTAAAAGGATTTTTCCATTCCATTAAAATCCCATAGTCACAAGATTCTTCATCCTTCAGGTACCCTTTAACCGCTTTTAATGGAGTGCGTCCTGTTTGCAGAAGAAACGTAATGACGGGATCCTTGAATTCTCCACTCGTTAATTTCTGTATATAATCATCAATCGGAAAATCTTTGGCCACTTTATGATAGGTAGGGATCCGACCGCCGCCAAGTAAGCGATCCAATTTTAAATGAACCACAATCTCAAACATGGCATTCATCAAGACTTTTCCAAGTTTAAATCCCCTATAATCAGGGTCGATACATAGATCTACCACATATAATGTATTTCCATTTTCATTGTGAGTCCGGATATATCCATCATCGGTTATGTCTTCCCACGTATGATGAGGTTCTAACGGATCAAAGTCGACGATTAAGCTTGTCATACTCCCCACTAACTTCCCGTCAACTTCCACACACATGGACCCAAGAGGGAAATGAAACAAATGATGAGCGAGTTGGTCTTTATTCCACCACAATTCTGATGGGAAGGGATGTGGGAATGCTCTTTTTTGAACGGATATCAAGTCGTCGAAATCATCCTTGGAATAATTTCTGATAACAGCTTTATAAATTTGATCGTTTCTGAAAACATACTGTTCTTTCATGTACATGTCAGAACCTCACTCCTCAGAATTTACTTGTTTATTATACGTTATGAAAGCGCTTTTTTAAAGTGTTTTACTGAAATAACTTTTCTTCTAAAAAAAAACTGAATTTTTTTCAGAAGGGCGGTTTATCATTCTGGAAAGCGGGTATTCTATAATTAAGCATGAAATTGGAGATTAATTTCTCACTAACACCCCCTTTTCCTTTTTTTTGAACCAACTCATTGACTGGGTTGGTTCTTTTTTTGCTCTTTTTATACCGGCAGCTGGTTCGTATAGGGAAAAAG is a genomic window of Rossellomorea sp. y25 containing:
- a CDS encoding GNAT family N-acetyltransferase, producing MYMKEQYVFRNDQIYKAVIRNYSKDDFDDLISVQKRAFPHPFPSELWWNKDQLAHHLFHFPLGSMCVEVDGKLVGSMTSLIVDFDPLEPHHTWEDITDDGYIRTHNENGNTLYVVDLCIDPDYRGFKLGKVLMNAMFEIVVHLKLDRLLGGGRIPTYHKVAKDFPIDDYIQKLTSGEFKDPVITFLLQTGRTPLKAVKGYLKDEESCDYGILMEWKNPFKSSKF